One Halobacterium sp. DL1 DNA window includes the following coding sequences:
- a CDS encoding peptidase M42 yields MAVDLDLLRELTETDGPPGHEGRIRDVVRSHLPDRVDDVNTDAMGNLVATVEGSENPEFEVLVAAHMDEVGFIVRHVRDDGFVQVDALGGWDPRVLRAERVTVHGENGDLPGVIGAPPPHTDDNPHVRDADIVKDVFIDLGLSAEAASERVDVGDRVTLSQRLEPVGSLVTGKALDNRVSVYAMLKALDRVDPDVTVHYVATAQEEVGLRGAQAVGFDVDPDLVLNLDTTAANDIPQFIYEEDYVTEVGEGAAVKFKDGVVLPNPKVVDHLLDVAVEQGIPHQREVLTAGGSDTGPLQMAHGATPVGAISTPTRYLHSPTEAVHTDDVGAVVDLTTAFLASLDGTEEYTL; encoded by the coding sequence ATGGCAGTCGACCTTGACCTGCTCCGAGAACTGACGGAGACGGACGGCCCGCCCGGCCACGAGGGCCGCATCCGCGACGTCGTCCGCAGCCACCTCCCGGACCGCGTCGACGACGTGAACACCGACGCGATGGGGAACCTCGTCGCCACGGTAGAAGGCTCCGAGAATCCCGAGTTCGAGGTGCTGGTGGCCGCCCACATGGACGAGGTCGGGTTCATCGTGCGCCACGTCCGCGACGACGGCTTCGTGCAGGTCGACGCGCTCGGCGGGTGGGACCCGCGCGTCCTCCGCGCGGAGCGTGTGACCGTCCACGGGGAGAACGGCGACCTGCCCGGCGTCATCGGTGCGCCACCACCCCACACCGACGACAATCCGCACGTGCGCGACGCCGACATAGTGAAGGACGTGTTCATCGACCTCGGGCTCTCGGCGGAGGCCGCCAGCGAGCGTGTCGACGTCGGCGACCGCGTGACCCTCTCCCAGCGCCTCGAACCGGTCGGCAGTCTCGTCACCGGGAAAGCCCTCGACAACCGCGTGAGCGTCTACGCGATGCTGAAGGCGCTCGACCGGGTCGACCCGGACGTAACGGTCCACTACGTCGCGACTGCCCAGGAGGAGGTCGGGCTCCGCGGCGCCCAGGCCGTCGGCTTCGACGTCGACCCGGACCTCGTGTTGAATCTCGACACCACGGCTGCAAACGACATCCCGCAGTTCATCTACGAGGAGGACTACGTCACCGAAGTCGGCGAGGGCGCCGCGGTCAAGTTCAAGGACGGCGTCGTCCTCCCCAACCCGAAGGTCGTCGACCACCTCCTCGACGTGGCGGTGGAACAGGGCATCCCCCACCAGCGGGAAGTGCTGACCGCAGGCGGCTCGGACACGGGACCGCTCCAGATGGCCCACGGCGCGACGCCCGTCGGCGCCATCTCCACGCCGACGCGCTACCTCCACTCGCCCACCGAGGCCGTCCACACCGACGACGTCGGCGCCGTCGTCGACCTGACCACGGCGTTCCTCGCGAGTCTGGACGGAACAGAGGAGTACACGCTCTGA